A window of the Bradyrhizobium diazoefficiens genome harbors these coding sequences:
- a CDS encoding Mth938-like domain-containing protein — MAGDPNAPHFPRSAPIEAYGKGGFAFAGMSHRGSLLCLPDAIWAWDVTDPGKIDRYSLDRVFAAANSIDTLLVGTGTGVWLPPPELRQALKAVRVVLDTMQTGPAVRTYNIMIGERRRVAAALIAVP; from the coding sequence ATGGCCGGCGACCCCAACGCTCCCCATTTCCCGCGCTCGGCGCCAATCGAGGCCTATGGCAAGGGCGGTTTTGCCTTCGCCGGCATGTCGCACCGGGGCTCGCTGCTGTGCCTGCCTGATGCGATCTGGGCCTGGGACGTGACCGATCCAGGCAAGATCGACCGCTATTCGCTGGATCGGGTTTTCGCGGCCGCCAACAGCATCGACACGCTGCTGGTCGGGACCGGAACCGGCGTCTGGCTGCCGCCGCCGGAACTGCGCCAGGCGCTGAAGGCGGTGAGGGTGGTGCTGGACACCATGCAAACCGGGCCGGCCGTGCGCACCTACAACATCATGATCGGCGAGCGGCGCCGCGTCGCGGCTGCGCTGATTGCGGTGCCATGA
- a CDS encoding phytoene/squalene synthase family protein, producing the protein MSRAAPPPDTVTFCADLVRSHDFPRYAATLFAPAAERRALLALYAFNVEIVRVRDQVSQPLPGEIRFQWWTDLFSGLVHGSAEGNPVAAELLRAIRDFDLPVEPLSLLVDEHQFDLYNDPMPTMTALEGYLAATCSALFALAARIMGEASDASEHLARHAGLAQGIAQVIANLPRDSAHRQLFLPQQFLTSHGCGIEDAFAGKQTPNLDAVLDQLMGEARQHLATASSLLAQVPPSARAAFLPVSQVGADLNRLSRPGRNPFAPQPVSRLRTLWTLWRASRSREFTK; encoded by the coding sequence ATGAGCCGCGCTGCGCCGCCGCCCGACACCGTGACATTCTGCGCCGACCTCGTGCGTAGCCACGACTTTCCACGCTACGCCGCGACCCTGTTCGCGCCCGCCGCCGAACGGCGGGCGCTGCTGGCGCTCTACGCCTTCAATGTCGAGATCGTCCGGGTCCGCGACCAGGTGAGCCAGCCCTTGCCCGGCGAAATCCGCTTTCAATGGTGGACCGATCTGTTCTCGGGCCTTGTCCACGGCAGCGCCGAGGGCAATCCCGTGGCGGCCGAGCTGTTGCGCGCGATCCGCGATTTTGATCTGCCGGTCGAACCGTTGTCGCTGCTCGTCGACGAGCATCAGTTCGATCTCTACAACGATCCGATGCCGACCATGACGGCGCTTGAGGGCTATCTGGCGGCGACCTGTTCGGCCTTGTTCGCGCTCGCGGCGCGGATCATGGGCGAAGCTTCGGATGCGAGCGAGCACCTCGCGCGGCATGCCGGGCTGGCGCAGGGCATCGCGCAAGTGATCGCGAACCTGCCGCGGGACTCGGCCCATCGACAATTGTTCCTGCCGCAGCAATTCCTGACCAGCCATGGCTGTGGCATCGAGGATGCGTTTGCCGGCAAGCAGACGCCCAATCTGGATGCCGTGCTGGACCAGCTCATGGGCGAAGCGCGGCAGCATCTGGCGACGGCCTCGTCGCTGCTGGCGCAGGTGCCGCCGTCGGCGCGGGCCGCCTTCCTGCCGGTGAGCCAGGTGGGCGCCGATCTCAATCGCCTGTCTCGGCCGGGGCGCAATCCCTTCGCGCCGCAGCCGGTGTCGCGGTTGCGCACGCTATGGACGCTGTGGCGGGCTTCACGATCCCGCGAATTTACCAAATAG
- a CDS encoding threonine ammonia-lyase, translating into MAELSQTAIPDLSGLPVAPGDIQAAAETIRGAVVETPCNHSRTLSNICGCELWLKFENLQFTSSFKERGALNRLTALTPEERARGVVAMSAGNHAQGVAYHARRLGIPATIVMPVGTPMVKVENTRHHGAEVIVTGATLEEAAAFARSHGEACGMIFVHPYDDPLVIAGQGTVGLEMLKAVPELDTLVVPIGGGGLISGIAIAAKSIKPSLRILGVEAWLYPSMYNAIHGGTLPARGDTLAEGIAVKSPGKITTEIVRSLVDDIALVNEAELERAVATLISIEKTVVEGAGAAGLAAVMSDPTRFAGEKVGLVLSGGNIDTRLIASVLTRELAREGRLTQLSLDIPDRPGQLAAVAALLAEAGANIIEVSHQRTFSDLPAKATLLQLVIETRDSAHLDEVMAKLGASGLSARCT; encoded by the coding sequence ATGGCCGAATTGTCCCAAACCGCAATCCCGGATCTGAGCGGCCTCCCGGTCGCACCTGGCGATATTCAAGCTGCTGCCGAGACCATCCGCGGTGCCGTGGTCGAGACGCCCTGCAACCACAGCCGGACGCTGAGCAACATTTGCGGCTGCGAGCTCTGGCTCAAATTCGAGAACCTCCAGTTCACCTCTTCGTTCAAGGAGCGTGGCGCGCTGAACCGGCTCACGGCGCTGACGCCGGAGGAGCGTGCGCGCGGCGTCGTCGCCATGTCGGCGGGCAATCACGCGCAGGGCGTGGCCTATCACGCCAGGCGGCTCGGCATTCCCGCCACGATCGTCATGCCGGTGGGCACGCCGATGGTGAAGGTCGAGAACACCAGACATCATGGTGCCGAGGTGATTGTCACCGGCGCGACGCTGGAGGAGGCGGCTGCGTTTGCCCGAAGTCACGGCGAAGCCTGCGGCATGATCTTCGTCCACCCCTATGACGATCCGCTGGTCATTGCGGGGCAGGGCACGGTCGGGCTGGAGATGCTCAAGGCGGTGCCCGAGCTTGACACGCTGGTGGTTCCGATCGGCGGCGGTGGGCTGATCAGCGGCATCGCCATTGCGGCGAAATCGATCAAGCCGTCGCTGCGGATTTTGGGCGTCGAGGCCTGGCTCTATCCTTCGATGTACAATGCCATCCACGGCGGCACTTTGCCCGCACGCGGCGATACGCTCGCCGAAGGCATCGCGGTCAAATCGCCGGGCAAGATCACCACTGAGATCGTCCGCAGCCTGGTCGACGACATCGCGCTCGTCAACGAAGCCGAGCTCGAGCGTGCGGTCGCAACCCTGATCTCGATCGAGAAGACGGTCGTCGAGGGCGCCGGCGCCGCCGGCCTTGCGGCGGTCATGTCTGATCCCACGCGCTTCGCCGGCGAGAAGGTTGGCCTGGTCCTGAGCGGCGGCAACATCGACACCAGGCTGATCGCCTCGGTGCTGACGCGCGAGCTCGCGCGTGAGGGGCGGCTGACGCAGCTCTCGCTCGATATTCCTGACAGGCCGGGCCAGTTGGCCGCGGTTGCCGCGCTGCTGGCGGAAGCCGGTGCCAACATCATCGAGGTCTCACATCAACGGACCTTCTCGGACCTGCCGGCCAAGGCGACGCTGCTGCAACTCGTCATCGAGACCCGCGACAGCGCGCATC